Within the Desulfovibrio sp. genome, the region AAGCCTTATCGCTGTCAAAACTCCGCGCAGATCTCCGCGCATGAGCACGATGTCCCCGGTTTCGATGGCCACATCTATGCCCGTGCCCATGGAGATCCCCACGTCCGCCGCTGCCAAGGCCGGGGCGTCGTTTATCCCGTCCCCCACCATGGCCACTGTGAGTCCCTCAGCCCTAAGCGCGTTCACCGTGGCAGCCTTGCCCTCTGGCGGCATCTCGGACTGCACTTCAGAGACGCCAGCCGCCAAGGCCACCGCTTTGGCCGTGCGAGTGTTGTCTCCGGTGAGCATGACAACCCGGATGCCCATGGAAGAAAGCTCGCTCACCACTCCGGGGGATTCTGGCCGCAGGGCGTCGGCCACGGCCAGGATGCCGATCACCCGGCCGGACTCGGCCACGTAAAGCGGGGTTTTGCCCGCAGCCGCAAGCGTTGCCCCCTGGGATTCAATATCTTCCGGCCGCAATACCCCTTCCCCGGCGAGCCAGCCGAGACGCCCAACCAGTACGCGAGTTCCAATCACCTTGGCGGCCACTCCCTGCCCGGGCACAGCCACGCCCTCCGATGCGGGCGGAATATCGAGCTGGCGCACCTGGGCCGCCTGCACCACGGCCTGACCCAGAGGATGGGCCGAGAGCATCTCCACCGCTGCGGCCTGAGCCAGAACGTGCTGGCTGGTCTCTTCGGCCAAGGGGATCACATCGGTAAGAAGGGGCTTGCCAAGGGTCAGCGTGCCTGTCTTGTCCAGAACCACGGCGCTCACAGCGCTGGCGGCCTCCAGGGCCCGCCCGCTCTTTATGAGCACTCCGAGCCGGGCTCCGCGCCCGGTTCCCACCATGATGGACGTGGGGGTGGCCAATCCCATGGCGCACGGGCAGGCGATGACCATGACCGAAACGAAGATGCGCAGGGCGAACGGCCAGCCCTCGCCAGCTATGAGCCAGGCCAGGGCCGCGCCCACAGCCAGGGCCATTACCACCGGAACGAAATACAGGCTTACCCGGTCAGCCAGGCTGGCGATGGGTGCCTTGGAGCCCTGAGCCTCCCTGACCAGCCTGATGATGCGGGCCAGCACCGTGTCCTGGCCCACCCGCTCGGCCCGCATGGTAAGCGCTCCAACGGTGTTGAACGTTCCGGAGTTCAGCAGGTCTCCAGCTGCCTTGGCGACCGGCAGGCTCTCTCCTGTGAGCATGGATTCGTCCACTTCCGAGACTCCCTCCACCACCACCCCGTCCACCGGAACCCTCTCGCCGGGCTTTACCAGTACCATGTCACCAGGCCGGACCTTGTTCACCGGAACAGTGGACATGGCCCCATTCGTAATGAGCGTTGCGGTATCCGGAGCCAGGGACAAAAGCGAACGCACCGCTGCCGTGGTCTGGGCCTTGGAGCGGGATTCGAAATACTTGCCCAGGGAAATAAGCGCTATGATCACCGCGGCCGACTCGTAATAGAGTTCGTGGACCTTGTGGCCGGCATCATGGCCCAGGAGAATTTCCAGGGTGCTCCACAGCGAGGCCGCGAATGCCGCGCCCGTTCCCAGGGCGATGAGCGAATCCATGTTGGGCCCGCCTCGCAAAAGCGCTGGGATGCCGCCGGTGTAGAAGCGGCGACCGAGCCAGATCAGGGGGGCGGTCAGGGCCAGCTGGAGCAGGGCGTATGCCGCCGGGGCGCTCTGCGGGGCCATGAACGACGGCAGCGGAAGGCCGACCATGGGTCCCATGGCCACAGTGAGCACCAGAGCGCCGAGAACCAGCTGCGGGCCGAGAGCCCGTTTCTGAGCCGCAAGTTTTTCAGCGGATTCACGCTGCTGCGCCTCGTAGAGCGATTCGTCTTCGTCTTGCAGGGGAGTGGCCGTGAACCCAAGCCCGGCAATGGTGCCGATCACCACATCAAGGGTGGGGCCTTGAGGCAGAAGTTCCACCTCGCCGGTCTCCGTGGCCAGGTTGACCCTCATGGCGGCCACGCCACTTAAGTCTCCCACCACCTTTTCTATGCGCCTGGAACAGGAGGCGCAGTGCATGCCCCCAATGGCCAAACGCACGACACCGGAGGTTTCGGGGAGCACTGCCTCGAAGCCAAGCTCCTTCACCCGCTCCGCGATAACCGGGAGGGTGACCGCCGCCGGGTCGAAAGCCACTTCCATGGTTTCACTGGCCAGGTTGACGCTGGCCTGCGAAACACCTGGCATTTGCCCCACCGCGCGCTCGATGCGGCTGGAACATGAGGCGCAGTGCATCCCCTTGACCGGGACCGTTCTTTTTTCCATGCGACACTCCAGGGCATTGGCTCGGGGAGGGAAGTTTGGTACGCCACCCTCCTCCCATGAACAAACCCGAATCCGTTCTCGTTCTGGCCGCCCACGGCTCCTCGCACCCCTTGGCGCGCCTGTCCTTGGACGGCTTCACCGCGCTCGTTCGCCGGGCACACCCAGGCATCCGCGTTCTTCTGGCCTATACCGCTTTGCGGCGCACCGGCAACCATCCGGCGCTAAATTCGGGAAGCGGACTAGCAGAGGTGCTTGCAGAACTCGAACATCTGGGACCGATTGCCGTGCGCGTGCAATCCCTGCACGTCATCGCCGGGGACGAATTCGACCGCATGCGCGAGATGTTGGACGATTTCTCCCGGCGTTGCGGCGCGGCGCACACTCTTTCTGGCCCGCTGCTTGGAGGGCCGGAAGACATTTACGGCGTGGCTAACGCACTGGTTAAGAGTGTGGGAACGCTTAGGCAGGACGAATCCGCGGTGCTCATGGGCCACGGAACCACCCATGAGGCCCAGGACCTCTACCGCAGTCTGGCGGAATGCCTGAAGGGAATACTTCCCTCCGCCCGCTTGGGCGTACTGGAAGCCGCCGACCCGGCCGATCCGCTCTCCATCCAGGCCATTGCCAGCGACCTGCACGGGCGCGGCGTGCGATCTGCAAAGCTGATCCCGTTTCTCACCGTGGCCGGACGCCACGCCCATAAGGACCTGGCCGGGGACCAGCCCGGCTCTTGGAAGTCTGTACTGGCCGAACACACGATTGCAACCCAGCCCGATCTGGCCGGACTCCTTGAGCGTCAGGCCTTTGCCGCCATATGGCTCAAGAGACTGGGCTCCCTTCTTACCGGCTAGCCTTACCGATCCACCCCTTGCGTCTGAAGAAGAAGAGCATGCACACGGCCGTGGTGCCCATGACGCAAAGCACCCCGTAGTACCCCCACTCCCACTCAAGCTCCGGCATGTGCTTGAAGTTCATTCCATAGAGCCCGGCCAGGAAGGTCAGGGGAGTGAACAGGCTGGCGAACATTGCCAGCACCTTCATGATCTCGTTCATTTTCAAGCTGATGTTGGAGAGGTAAAGCTCCACCATGCTGGCCAGCATGTCCCTGAAGGTCTCCACCGTGTCCATCACCTGGATGGTGTGGTCGTACAGGTCGCGAAGGTAAAATATGGTATTGTCCTTGATCAGGTCGGTACCGCCCTTTTCCAGCTTGGCCACCACCTCGCGCAGGGGGAAGATGTACTTGCGCAGATAGAGCGCCTCGCGGCGAAGCCCGTGCAGCGCTTCCAGATGCTGCGGTTTGGGGGAACTCAGGAGCTTTTCCTCGATGTCCTCTATATCCTCGCCCATGCGCTCCAGCACAACGAAGTAATTGTCGGCCACTGCGTCCATGAGCGCGTACATCAGATAGTCCGGCCCGAGCGTACACACTCTCCCCTTCTGAGACAGGACGCGCTTGCGCACTTCGCCGAACACGTCGCCTCCGGGCTTCTCCTGGAAGGTGAGCAGGTAGTGCTTGCCCAGAATGAAACTCACCTGCTCGTCCTCGATACGGTGTTCCTTCTCATTGTAGGTGAGCATGGTTACGATGACGAAGAGGTTCCCGTCGCGCAGTTCCTCCATTTTAGGTCTCTGCCCGGTATGAACGATATCCTCCATCACCAGGGGATGGATTTTGAAGACTTCGGCCGCCTGGTTGACCACCGTCATGTCGTGAAGGCCGTCGATGTTGATCCAGGTGACCTTGGGACCGTCGCCAAAGCAGGAACATTCGCTGAGGTGCTTGGGAAAAACGGATTCGGCCCCGCCCGCGTCGTAGGTGATCATCTCAACCTTGACGGGGTCGGTGCGATCCGCGCCCATGTACATGGGAGTTCCGGGGGGGTGGCCGGCGGTCTTGCTTCGGCGGCGGAGGTATTCGAACATGGACGTGAATCTCCTTGTTGCCCTGGCTCTAAACGAAAACGGCGCGGAGGCTCAAGCCCCCGCGCCGGAATGCGGCGTTTGATTACCGAATCGTCACGTTCAGCCCTGGTCCGCCCATTTGATAAGCCCGAGCGAGTGTGAATCCAAAAGCAACGGATGGTGCGGCAGGATACGCACGGTGAACCCGAAACGCCCGGCCTCGATAGGCATCACCTCTCCCCTGAATTCCTGCCAGCCGTCCTGCAGGGCACCGCTGGGCTGCATGATGGTGGTTTCGCGCTGGCTGAACTTGCCCTCGAAATCCACTGGCCCGGAATAGATTTCCACCCGGACGTCCTGAGGCCTTATGCCGTTTAAGCTGATCTCCGTGGTGACCACGATGGGCTCGCCCACGAACACCTGCTGCGGGTCAGTGGCGTGGACGTTGCGGATGGCCAGGCTTGACCACTTGGTCATCATTTCCATGCGCCACTGGGCCAGGTCCTTGGCTGCGGCGAAGTCCTTCTTCACCAATCTGTTGTAGTTCTCGATGGCCGGGCCGTAGGCCACCTTGGCGTAGTCCTCCACCATGCGGTGCGAGGAGAACACCGGCCCGAGGAACTTGATCGAGTCCTTCATCTTCCTGATCCAGGTGCGCGGCAGGTTGCCGTGCCCCCGGTCGTAGAAGGTGGGGATGATCTCGTTTTCCAGCACATTGTAGAGGGTCTGCGATTCCACGAAGTCCTGGTACTGCACGTCCTCGTACTCTTCGCCAAGGCCGATGGCCCAGCCGATGGAGTTGTCCGGCCTCCAGGCTTCGGCCCACCAGCCGTCCAGGGTGGAGAAGTTGAGCCCGCCGTTCATCATGGCCTTCATGCCCGAGGTGCCGCAGGCCTCCAGGGGACGGCGAGGGGTGTTCATCCACACGTCGCAGCCCTGGTACATGTAGGAGGCCACTTCCATGTCATAGTCTTCCAGAAAGACCATGCTGTAGCGGCATTCCGGGGTCTCGCACTGCTGCACCAGCTGCTGGATGAGCTTCTTGCCCTCGTTGTCATGCGGGTGGGCCTTGCCCGCGAAGATGAACTGCACCGGGCGCGGCGACTCGGAAAGAATCTTGATGAGCCGTTCCTGGTCGGAAAGGATCAGGGTGGCCCGCTTGTAGGTGGCGAAGCGACGGCCGAATCCGATGGTCAGGGCCTGGGGGTCCAGGACCTCCTCGGCCATCTGGAGTTCCTTGCGCTTGGCTCCGCGCATGAGCAGCTGGTCGTGCAGCTTGCGGCGCACGTAGTCTATCATGCGTTCGCGCAAGCGCTCGTGGGTGCGCCAGAGTTCAGCGTCGGAAATGGCCTCGGCCTGGTCGAACACCC harbors:
- a CDS encoding sirohydrochlorin cobaltochelatase; the encoded protein is MVRHPPPMNKPESVLVLAAHGSSHPLARLSLDGFTALVRRAHPGIRVLLAYTALRRTGNHPALNSGSGLAEVLAELEHLGPIAVRVQSLHVIAGDEFDRMREMLDDFSRRCGAAHTLSGPLLGGPEDIYGVANALVKSVGTLRQDESAVLMGHGTTHEAQDLYRSLAECLKGILPSARLGVLEAADPADPLSIQAIASDLHGRGVRSAKLIPFLTVAGRHAHKDLAGDQPGSWKSVLAEHTIATQPDLAGLLERQAFAAIWLKRLGSLLTG
- a CDS encoding copper-translocating P-type ATPase codes for the protein MEKRTVPVKGMHCASCSSRIERAVGQMPGVSQASVNLASETMEVAFDPAAVTLPVIAERVKELGFEAVLPETSGVVRLAIGGMHCASCSRRIEKVVGDLSGVAAMRVNLATETGEVELLPQGPTLDVVIGTIAGLGFTATPLQDEDESLYEAQQRESAEKLAAQKRALGPQLVLGALVLTVAMGPMVGLPLPSFMAPQSAPAAYALLQLALTAPLIWLGRRFYTGGIPALLRGGPNMDSLIALGTGAAFAASLWSTLEILLGHDAGHKVHELYYESAAVIIALISLGKYFESRSKAQTTAAVRSLLSLAPDTATLITNGAMSTVPVNKVRPGDMVLVKPGERVPVDGVVVEGVSEVDESMLTGESLPVAKAAGDLLNSGTFNTVGALTMRAERVGQDTVLARIIRLVREAQGSKAPIASLADRVSLYFVPVVMALAVGAALAWLIAGEGWPFALRIFVSVMVIACPCAMGLATPTSIMVGTGRGARLGVLIKSGRALEAASAVSAVVLDKTGTLTLGKPLLTDVIPLAEETSQHVLAQAAAVEMLSAHPLGQAVVQAAQVRQLDIPPASEGVAVPGQGVAAKVIGTRVLVGRLGWLAGEGVLRPEDIESQGATLAAAGKTPLYVAESGRVIGILAVADALRPESPGVVSELSSMGIRVVMLTGDNTRTAKAVALAAGVSEVQSEMPPEGKAATVNALRAEGLTVAMVGDGINDAPALAAADVGISMGTGIDVAIETGDIVLMRGDLRGVLTAIRLSKATVRNIKQNLFWAFAYNVLGIPVAAGLLHAFGGPTLSPMIAGAAMAASSVSVVSNALRLRFFKG
- the corA gene encoding magnesium/cobalt transporter CorA — translated: MFEYLRRRSKTAGHPPGTPMYMGADRTDPVKVEMITYDAGGAESVFPKHLSECSCFGDGPKVTWINIDGLHDMTVVNQAAEVFKIHPLVMEDIVHTGQRPKMEELRDGNLFVIVTMLTYNEKEHRIEDEQVSFILGKHYLLTFQEKPGGDVFGEVRKRVLSQKGRVCTLGPDYLMYALMDAVADNYFVVLERMGEDIEDIEEKLLSSPKPQHLEALHGLRREALYLRKYIFPLREVVAKLEKGGTDLIKDNTIFYLRDLYDHTIQVMDTVETFRDMLASMVELYLSNISLKMNEIMKVLAMFASLFTPLTFLAGLYGMNFKHMPELEWEWGYYGVLCVMGTTAVCMLFFFRRKGWIGKASR